The genomic window AGACTGACTTTGAGGCAAGGATTCTGTAGAAAAATCAACTGCTTTTAATTCTTTTGAAGGTTGTGATTCTTTCACTGTCTCCCGAGCTGACTCACTTGCTTGGTACTGACTTTGAACACCAACTGAAGCTCTCTCTGACAGAGCACTATTCGCTTGATTTCGTGTTCCAAGTGATTCACTTGAACTAGCAGTTACACTTTGACTGTTTACCAAGGATTGACTAGTAGCAGCAGATTGGCTCATAGACTGGCTTACGCTAGAAGAGCTTGAGGCACTGATAGACTGACTCGTAGAGGCAGATTGACTGGCACTCTGCGAATTGAATTCTGACAAGGACTGGCTTTGACTAGTAGACAAAGACAGACTCGCAGTATCCTGATGATCCTGTGTCGTCCCCAGTACTACTGAATCTCTCGTCGCCAGAGTATCTTTTGATTCGACAGTCTTTTCAACGGCGACTGCATCATTGGCATAAACACGCGTTTGCGTCGCAGCAAAACCACCTAAGATCGTCCCCGTAGCTGCTATCCCTTTCAAGACATCCAAGCCGGTCAACTTCTGACCTTCTTGCCTTTCGACCATTTCTGTCTTTACTTGGCTCGCATCCGCGCTTCCACGCATCACCTTAAATAAGCCAAAAAGGGAAGTCGAGGCCCGTAGCCAATGCTTCCCTGATTTGATTAATTTAAACCGAGTTACACGGTCTGTTTCTCTATATTCACCCTTCTGGCGTCTAAAAAACATGTTCATCCCCTCAACTTGAAAAAGATCTATTCACCTATAAAATACTATCTTCTTATTATATACCAAATATACCTACAATTCAATATCTATAACTAACTCTAAAGAAAGAAAATGATTTCAAAAATAACTTGATTTCAAATCTATTCTGTTTTTTCAATATAATCTTCATTTTATTAAACTATTAATATATTTTATTTATTTTTTAATCATTTCGAACTGCTTTAAAAATTGAGCAAACAGTTCCAATTACTCAGGGAATTAATTTTTATTCAAAATGTAGAAAAAGTCCATGAATCAATAGCATCCACAGACTTTTAGGAGTAGAGTATTTAAAAGTAGTTTCACAAATGAATCAATGAGGCCGGTAGCCGAGGTAACTTTCTATCCTTTCCAACAAAAAAATCCACGAATCGAAACCATTCGTGGGATTTTTTACGAAGCATTAAAGTAAAATGCCATACTGATTAGTAGACACAAAGAGGCGAAAACGATTATTTTTCGCCGATGAATTAGTGAGGCAGGTTGCTAGCCCTCTCACTACCCGTTACAACGGAAAAATCCACGAATCGATAATATTCGTGGATTTTTCCTAGTGAAGCGTTTAGGTAAGCCGATTTTACACTACGACACGGAGTTTGGCAAATCGGTTCTATTTGCCAAACGTAGTTAGTAAGGCAGTTAGCTAGTTCGCCAAATAGCGACTAGCGTCCAACAATTAGGAACTTTAGTTCCAATTGTTGGTGCTGAGTTACATCTTCTCCTCCAACTCTACGTCTGGATACTTATCCGCAAACCAGCGAAGGGCAAAGTCATTTTCAAAGAGGAAGACTGGTTGGTCAAAACGGTCTTTGGCCAAGATATTGCGGCTTGAGGACATCCGTTCATCCAAGTCCTCAGGCTTGATCCAACGAACGGTCTTTTTACCCATCGGGCTCATGACTACTTCTGCATTGTACTCGCCTTCCATGCGGTGCTTAAAGACTTCAAACTGAAGTTGTCCGACAGCACCCAGCATGTACTCGCCTGTTTGGTAATTCTTATAAAGCTGAATAGCTCCTTCCTGCACCAATTGTTCGATACCCTTGTGGAAGGATTTTTGCTTCATGACGTTCTTAGCAGAAACTTTCATGAAAATCTCAGGGGTAAAGGTTGGCAGTGGTTCAAATTCAAACTTGTTTTTTCCAACCGTCAAGGTGTCCCCAACCTGATAAGTACCTGTATCGTAAACCCCGATGATATCTCCTGCAACAGCGTTTGTCACATTCTCACGACTTTCCGCCATAAACTGGGTAACATTAGAAAGCTTGGCAGTCTTACCAGTACGAGGCAGATTGACACTCATCCCTCGCTCAAACTCACCTGATACGATACGGACAAAGGCAATGCGGTCACGGTGACGAGGGTCCATGTTGGCTTGGATTTTAAAGACAAATCCAGAAAAATCCTTGTCATAAGGATCGACAATTTCGCCGTCTGTTTTCTTGTGTCCATGTGGCTCTGGAGCAAACTTAAGGAAAGTCTCAAGGAAGGTCTGCACACCAAAGTTAGTCAAGGCTGATCCAAAAAATACCGGAGTCAAATCACCTGCAAGAATAGCTTCCTCCGAGAATTCATTTCCAGCTTCATTCAAAAGTTCAATATCCTCTTTGACTTGCTCGTAGAATGGATTGTTGCCAAAGAGCTTGTCCCCATCTTCTAGACTGGCAAAACGCTCATCCCCTTTATAGAGTTCCAAGCGTTGGTTATAGAGGTCATACAAGCCTTCAAAGGCTTTCCCCATCCCGATGGGCCAGTTCATCGGATAGCTGGCAATACCTAGGACTTCTTCCAACTCCTGCAAGAGATCCAGTGGCTCACGACCATCACGGTCCAGCTTGTTCATAAAGGTAAAGACTGGAATGCCACGGTGCTTGACAACCTCAAACAATTTCTTGGTTTGGGCCTCGATACCCTTGGCAGAATCGACGACCATGACCGCAGCATCCACCGCCATTAAGGTACGATAGGTATCCTCTGAGAAATCCTCGTGCCCTGGAGTGTCTAGGATGTTGACGCGTTTGCCGTCGTAGTCAAATTGCATCACAGATGAAGTGACCGAAATCCCACGTTGTTTCTCGATATCCATCCAGTCAGACTTAGCAAAAGTCCCTGTTTTCTTCCCTTTTACAGTACCAGCCTCACGAATCTCGCCCCCAAAGTAGAGCAACTGCTCAGTGATGGTTGTTTTCCCCGCGTCCGGGTGGGAGATGATGGCAAAGGTACGGCGTTTCTTAATTTCTTCTTGAATAGTCATATCTTCTCTTTCTTTTCTTTTAGGATAATAGTGAATGCTATATTTTATTTTATATTTTTACATCGGAATATTCCAATCCTTTCAACTTACCTATTATAGCGAATTTCAGGGAGTTTTTCAATTGCTCATCTGATGAAAAGGTAAGCTAGAGTACTGATTTTACCTGATTTCTCTTTTGCCACCGTTTCTTGAACAAGATATCAAAGAGAACCAGAGCCAGCGAAAGGATGACGGACACAAGAAGATATTTTAACCACAAGGGGGCATCCGGAATAAAAGGTGTCTTGTTTAACAAACCATAATTTCCACCCGTCACCTGATTAACCCCAACTAGAAAGAGGTTGAGAATAAAGGTATAGGCTACAATCATATATTTCTTGAGCAAGGTCTTGTCATAGTGATTCATCAAGTAAATCAAGGAATTCACTAGAAGGGCATAGTGCCCAATCAAAAATGAAAAGCTGGTGATATGGGGAAAATCATAGGGGTCAAAAACGGGGTAAACCAGCGCAAAGACCGCTCCACTTGCTCCTAAGAGGGCGAAATATTGCTTGCTCCGCCATTTATCTGGCAAGAAAACCACCGCAAACATAGCCAAACGGCAATGGTAAAAAGGAAGGCTATTAGAAAAGGGAATTCCAAAACCAACATACCAACTATAAAGGGCTAGTAACTGGAGGATCTGAATCCCCTTAAACAAGCGGACAAATTTCGGATTATTGTGATAAGCAAGTGCTCCATAAATACAAAGCACTAAAGTAAGCATCATAATCCCATACCAAAAGAGTGAAATGGGAGGAGGAACCGTTTGAGATCTGGTGATAAATTGATGGAACATATTCTATCCTAACTCTTATTTTTTCTATTCTCTAGTTTAACCATTATAGCGAATTAAAAGCGATTTTTCAATTTCTATTTCTTTTCAGTTTGGCTCCCTTATTTATAGGAAAATATGGTAAAATAGAACAGACTAAAAATCATCATTTCACGAAAGGATGCAAGATGAAAATTACGCAAGAAGAGGTAACACACGTTGCCAATCTTTCAAAATTAAAATTCTCTGAAGAAGAAACTGCTGCCTTTGCGACAACCTTGTCTAAAATTGTTGACATGGTTGAATTGCTAGGCGAAGTGAACACAACTGGTGTCGCACCTACTACGACCATGGCTGACCGCAAGACTGTACTCCGCCCTGATGTGGCTGAAGAAGGAACAGACCGCGATCGCTTGTTTAAAAACGTACCTGAAAAAGAAAACTACTATATCAAGGTACCAGCTATCCTAGACGATGGAGGAGATGCCTAATGACTTTTAATAACAAAACTATTGAAGACTTGCACAACCTCCTTGTCTCTAAGGAAATTTCAGCAACTGAATTGATCCAAGCAACGCTTGAAGATATTAAATCTCGAGAAACAGCTATCAACGCATTTGTCACTATCGCCGAGGAGCAAGCCCTCGCTCAAGCTAAGGCTATTGATGAAGCTGGAATTGACGTGGACAATGTTCTTTCAGGAATTCCACTGGCTGTTAAGGATAATATCTCTACCGACGGTATCCTCACAACTGCTGCCTCAAAAATGCTCTACAACTACGAGCCTATCTTTGATGCGACAGCCGTTGCCAATGCCAAAGCCAAAGGTATGATTGTTGTTGGGAAAACCAACATGGACGAGTTTGCCATGGGTGGTTCAGGTGAGACTTCCCACTATGGTACCACTAAAAATGCTTGGGACCACAGCAAGGTTCCTGGTGGTTCATCAAGTGGTTCAGCCGCAGCTGTAGCTTCAGGGCAAGTCCGCTTGTCACTTGGTTCTGATACGGGTGGTTCCATCCGCCAACCTGCCGCCTTCAACGGGATTGTTGGTCTCAAACCAACCTACGGAACGGTTTCTCGTTTCGGTCTCATTGCCTTCGGTAGCTCATTAGACCAGATTGGCCCTTTCGCTCCAACTGTTAAAGAAAATGCCCTCTTGCTCAATGCGATTGCCAGCGAAGATGCTAAAGACTCTACTTCTGCTCCTGTCCGCATTGCCGACTTTACTTCAAAAATTGGTCAAGACATCAAGGGAATGAAAATTGCTTTGCCTAAGGAATACCTTGGTGAAGGGATTGACCCAGAGGTTAAGGAAACCATTCTGAATGCAGCCAAACACTTTGAAAAACTTGGTGCCATCGTCGAAGAAGTCAGCCTTCCTCACTCTAAATACGGTGTTGCCGTTTACTACATCATCGCTTCATCAGAAGCCTCATCAAACTTGCAACGCTTTGACGGTATCCGTTATGGCTACCGCGCAGAAGATGCAAGCAACCTTGATGAAATCTATGTAAACAGCCGTAGCCAAGGTTTCGGTGAAGAAGTGAAACGCCGTATCATGCTTGGAACATTTAGCCTTTCATCAGGTTACTATGATGCCTACTACAAGAAAGCTGGTCAGGTCCGTACCCTCATTATCCAAGATTTCGAAAACGTCTTTGCGGATTACGACTTAATTTTGGGACCAACTGCACCAAGCGTTGCCTACGACTTGGATTCTCTCAACCACGACCCAGTTGCCATGTACTTGGCTGATCTTTTGACCATCCCCGTCAACTTGGCAGGTCTTCCAGGAATTTCGATTCCTGCTGGATTTGCTCAAGGTCTCCCAGTCGGTCTCCAATTGATCGGTCCTAAATACTCTGAGGAAACCATTTACCAAGCTGCTGCTGCCTTTGAAGCAACAACAGACTACCACAAACAACAACCCGTGATTTTTGGAGGTGACAACTAATGAACTTTGAAACAGTCATTGGACTTGAAGTCCACGTAGAGCTCAACACCAATTCAAAAATCTTCTCACCTACTTCTGCCCACTTTGGAAATGACCAAAATGCCAACACTAACGTGATTGACTGGTCCTTCCCAGGAGTTCTGCCAGTTCTCAATAAAGGTGTTGTCGATGCTGGTATCAAGGCAGCTCTTGCCCTCAATATGGACATCCACAAGAAGATGCACTTTGACCGCAAGAACTACTTCTATCCTGATAATCCAAAAGCCTACCAAATTTCTCAGTTTGATGAACCAATCGGCTACAACGGCTGGATTGAAGTGGAGCTAGAAGACGGCACGACTAAGAAAATCGGTATCGAACGCGCTCACCTAGAAGAAGATGCTGGTAAAAATACCCACGGTACAGATGGCTACTCTTATGTAGACCTCAACCGCCAAGGGGTGCCTTTGATTGAGATCGTGTCTGAAGCCGACATGCGTTCTCCTGAAGAAGCCTATGCTTATCTAACTGCCCTCAAGGAAGTCATCCAGTACGCTGGCATTTCAGACGTTAAGATGGAAGAAGGTTCTATGCGTGTGGATGCTAACATCTCGCTTCGTCCTTATGGTCAAGAAAAATTCGGTACCAAAACTGAGTTGAAAAACCTCAACTCCTTCTCGAACGTTCGCAAGGGTCTTGAGTACGAAGTCCAACGTCAGGCTGAAATTCTTCGCTCAGGTGGTCAAATCCGCCAAGAAACACGCCGTTACGATGAAGCTAACAAGGCAACCATCCTCATGCGTGTCAAGGAAGGCGCTGCTGACTACCGCTACTTCCCAGAACCAGACCTACCCCTCTTTGAAATCTCAGATGAGTGGATTGAGGAAATGCGCACTGAATTGCCAGAGTTTCCAAAGGAACGCCGTGCACGCTACGTTGCTGACCTTGGCTTGTCAGACTACGATGCTAGTCAGTTGACTGCAAATAAGGTCACTTCTGACTTCTTTGAAAAAGCTGTTGCACTCGGTGGCGATGCCAAACAAGTTTCTAACTGGCTCCAAGGTGAAGTTGCTCAGTTCTTGAACGCCGAAGGTAAAACACTAGAACAAATCGAATTGACACCAGAAAACTTGGTAGAAATGATTGCCATCATCGAAGACGGCACGATCTCTTCTAAGATTGCCAAGAAAGTCTTTGTCCACCTAGCTAAAAATGGCGGTGGCGCGCGTGAATACGTGGAAAAAGCAGGCTTGGTGCAAATCTCAGATCCAGATGTTCTGATTCCAATCATCCACCAAGTCTTTGCGGATAACGAAGCTGCCGTTGCCGACTTCAAGTCAGGCAAACGCAACGCAGACAAGGCCTTCACAGGATTCCTTATGAAGGCAACCAAAGGCCAAGCCAACCCACAAGTTGCCCTTAAACTCCTTGCACAAGAATTGGCGAAGTTGAAAGAAAGTGAGTAATTCGCTAGTAGCCACCCAGTAGTCTAGCCAACTACCTTTCCAATCATATAGTTAGGAGACACATGAAGAAGTTTTATGCTCTTTTAATGACCTGTTTATTACTTGTTTTTCTATCCGTGCCTCAACTCGTTGATGCGGGTGTCGGACATTCCAGAAGTGGAGGGAGTAGCCGCAGTAGCTCCAGAAGTAGCAGCCGCTCAAGTGGAGGTGGAAGTCGTTCTGGTGGCTCATCCTACCACTACTACCGCTCTGGATATGGATCATCCTCTGACAGTTCTGCTAGCTCTCCCTACCTAGGATTTATGTTCATATTAGTCGGAGGAATCATACTAGTTGTTATCGTCAAATCCTTGCAGAATAAATCTGGAGATTCGAGTTCAACCTATACTAGTAATGATTATCAAACGCTCCACCATCGAGTTGAGCACAACACACTGGCCATTAGTCGTGTGACATACGGGGATCCAAACTTTGACGCGGAAGCCTTCACATCTTGGGTTAAGGAAGTCTACCTTAAATTGCAGGTTGCCTGGACTGAAAAAAATTGGAACTCTGTCCGCGCTTTGGAAAGCACCAGTCTCTACTCTCAACATAGCACCCAACTCGAAGACCATATTCGAGCTAAAACAACCAATGTTTTAGAGAAAGTTTGTATCGAAAATGTTCGCATCAAGGAATTTATTGAAAATCCTGATGGAAACGACACCTTAGTGGTGATCCTGTCATCTACCTTGCGTGACTATGTCATTGATGATGAGACTCGCCGTGTCCTTGAAGGAGACCCTAAAAAAGATCTCTTCACCGTGTA from Streptococcus oralis includes these protein-coding regions:
- a CDS encoding peptide chain release factor 3, producing MTIQEEIKKRRTFAIISHPDAGKTTITEQLLYFGGEIREAGTVKGKKTGTFAKSDWMDIEKQRGISVTSSVMQFDYDGKRVNILDTPGHEDFSEDTYRTLMAVDAAVMVVDSAKGIEAQTKKLFEVVKHRGIPVFTFMNKLDRDGREPLDLLQELEEVLGIASYPMNWPIGMGKAFEGLYDLYNQRLELYKGDERFASLEDGDKLFGNNPFYEQVKEDIELLNEAGNEFSEEAILAGDLTPVFFGSALTNFGVQTFLETFLKFAPEPHGHKKTDGEIVDPYDKDFSGFVFKIQANMDPRHRDRIAFVRIVSGEFERGMSVNLPRTGKTAKLSNVTQFMAESRENVTNAVAGDIIGVYDTGTYQVGDTLTVGKNKFEFEPLPTFTPEIFMKVSAKNVMKQKSFHKGIEQLVQEGAIQLYKNYQTGEYMLGAVGQLQFEVFKHRMEGEYNAEVVMSPMGKKTVRWIKPEDLDERMSSSRNILAKDRFDQPVFLFENDFALRWFADKYPDVELEEKM
- a CDS encoding TIGR02206 family membrane protein, which produces MFHQFITRSQTVPPPISLFWYGIMMLTLVLCIYGALAYHNNPKFVRLFKGIQILQLLALYSWYVGFGIPFSNSLPFYHCRLAMFAVVFLPDKWRSKQYFALLGASGAVFALVYPVFDPYDFPHITSFSFLIGHYALLVNSLIYLMNHYDKTLLKKYMIVAYTFILNLFLVGVNQVTGGNYGLLNKTPFIPDAPLWLKYLLVSVILSLALVLFDILFKKRWQKRNQVKSVL
- the gatC gene encoding Asp-tRNA(Asn)/Glu-tRNA(Gln) amidotransferase subunit GatC, coding for MKITQEEVTHVANLSKLKFSEEETAAFATTLSKIVDMVELLGEVNTTGVAPTTTMADRKTVLRPDVAEEGTDRDRLFKNVPEKENYYIKVPAILDDGGDA
- the gatA gene encoding Asp-tRNA(Asn)/Glu-tRNA(Gln) amidotransferase subunit GatA, whose amino-acid sequence is MTFNNKTIEDLHNLLVSKEISATELIQATLEDIKSRETAINAFVTIAEEQALAQAKAIDEAGIDVDNVLSGIPLAVKDNISTDGILTTAASKMLYNYEPIFDATAVANAKAKGMIVVGKTNMDEFAMGGSGETSHYGTTKNAWDHSKVPGGSSSGSAAAVASGQVRLSLGSDTGGSIRQPAAFNGIVGLKPTYGTVSRFGLIAFGSSLDQIGPFAPTVKENALLLNAIASEDAKDSTSAPVRIADFTSKIGQDIKGMKIALPKEYLGEGIDPEVKETILNAAKHFEKLGAIVEEVSLPHSKYGVAVYYIIASSEASSNLQRFDGIRYGYRAEDASNLDEIYVNSRSQGFGEEVKRRIMLGTFSLSSGYYDAYYKKAGQVRTLIIQDFENVFADYDLILGPTAPSVAYDLDSLNHDPVAMYLADLLTIPVNLAGLPGISIPAGFAQGLPVGLQLIGPKYSEETIYQAAAAFEATTDYHKQQPVIFGGDN
- the gatB gene encoding Asp-tRNA(Asn)/Glu-tRNA(Gln) amidotransferase subunit GatB — encoded protein: MNFETVIGLEVHVELNTNSKIFSPTSAHFGNDQNANTNVIDWSFPGVLPVLNKGVVDAGIKAALALNMDIHKKMHFDRKNYFYPDNPKAYQISQFDEPIGYNGWIEVELEDGTTKKIGIERAHLEEDAGKNTHGTDGYSYVDLNRQGVPLIEIVSEADMRSPEEAYAYLTALKEVIQYAGISDVKMEEGSMRVDANISLRPYGQEKFGTKTELKNLNSFSNVRKGLEYEVQRQAEILRSGGQIRQETRRYDEANKATILMRVKEGAADYRYFPEPDLPLFEISDEWIEEMRTELPEFPKERRARYVADLGLSDYDASQLTANKVTSDFFEKAVALGGDAKQVSNWLQGEVAQFLNAEGKTLEQIELTPENLVEMIAIIEDGTISSKIAKKVFVHLAKNGGGAREYVEKAGLVQISDPDVLIPIIHQVFADNEAAVADFKSGKRNADKAFTGFLMKATKGQANPQVALKLLAQELAKLKESE
- a CDS encoding zinc-ribbon domain-containing transport protein is translated as MKKFYALLMTCLLLVFLSVPQLVDAGVGHSRSGGSSRSSSRSSSRSSGGGSRSGGSSYHYYRSGYGSSSDSSASSPYLGFMFILVGGIILVVIVKSLQNKSGDSSSTYTSNDYQTLHHRVEHNTLAISRVTYGDPNFDAEAFTSWVKEVYLKLQVAWTEKNWNSVRALESTSLYSQHSTQLEDHIRAKTTNVLEKVCIENVRIKEFIENPDGNDTLVVILSSTLRDYVIDDETRRVLEGDPKKDLFTVYQLNFIRQHGSQTQAVNPDEVVSDHCPNCGAPLKISAVSECDYCGANLSRSPNQWVLDTYDVVDEDELYN